From the genome of Amycolatopsis sp. NBC_01488, one region includes:
- a CDS encoding sugar ABC transporter substrate-binding protein, translating to MLPRRTVAAFAAAGLLLPLSACGSGFDDSSQPATQQAGPATLKVMIAASGGAELKAMQDAAAAWSTASGGSKAEVVSANDLAQQLSQGFAAGSPPDVFAVDATKFQGYAAEMLPYGDGLSYKDDIYPTLRTTFTQGGKLYCAPKDFSTLALAINTDDWAAAGLTDADFPKTWDQLKAVAQKLTTGGRTGLVFNDTRDRIGSFLVQAGGWVVDADQKKATADTPQNLQALTYVHDLLASGVAKYPKQIGAGDSGEAFGQHKASMSIDGNWMVGGMKKDYPNVKYRVVALPAGPAGPGTLSFTQCWGIAAKSKFQEQAKQLVDSFMQPQQELAFAEAFGVIPSRQSVRAQYEQKFPAQAAFVAGADHAHGPVTLTKMDPVLTDFDAQLQQLPGADPKRILQQLQQNTAAALGQ from the coding sequence ATGCTTCCCCGCCGAACTGTGGCCGCCTTCGCGGCGGCCGGCCTGCTGCTCCCGCTTTCCGCCTGCGGCAGTGGTTTCGACGATTCGTCCCAGCCGGCCACCCAGCAGGCCGGGCCCGCCACGCTCAAGGTGATGATCGCCGCGAGCGGCGGCGCCGAGCTGAAGGCCATGCAGGACGCCGCCGCCGCGTGGAGCACGGCCAGCGGCGGCTCCAAAGCCGAGGTCGTGAGTGCCAACGACCTCGCCCAGCAGCTCAGCCAGGGCTTCGCCGCGGGCAGCCCGCCGGACGTCTTCGCCGTCGACGCGACGAAGTTCCAGGGTTACGCCGCCGAAATGCTCCCGTACGGCGACGGGCTGTCCTACAAGGACGACATCTACCCGACCCTGCGCACGACGTTCACCCAAGGCGGCAAGCTCTACTGCGCCCCCAAGGACTTCTCGACGCTCGCGCTCGCGATCAACACCGACGACTGGGCCGCGGCCGGCCTCACCGACGCCGACTTCCCCAAGACGTGGGACCAGCTCAAGGCCGTGGCGCAGAAGCTCACCACCGGCGGCCGCACCGGGCTCGTCTTCAACGACACCCGCGACCGGATCGGCTCCTTCCTGGTGCAGGCCGGCGGCTGGGTGGTCGACGCCGACCAGAAGAAGGCCACCGCGGACACCCCGCAGAACCTCCAGGCCCTGACCTACGTCCACGACCTGCTCGCGTCCGGCGTCGCGAAGTACCCGAAGCAGATCGGGGCCGGCGACTCCGGCGAGGCGTTCGGCCAGCACAAGGCGTCGATGAGCATCGACGGCAACTGGATGGTCGGCGGCATGAAGAAGGACTACCCGAACGTCAAGTACCGCGTCGTCGCGCTGCCCGCCGGGCCGGCCGGGCCCGGGACGCTGTCGTTCACGCAGTGCTGGGGCATCGCCGCCAAGAGCAAGTTCCAGGAGCAGGCCAAACAGCTCGTCGACTCGTTCATGCAGCCGCAGCAGGAGCTCGCGTTCGCCGAGGCGTTCGGCGTGATCCCGTCGCGGCAGTCCGTGCGGGCGCAGTACGAGCAGAAGTTCCCCGCGCAGGCCGCGTTCGTCGCCGGCGCCGACCACGCGCACGGGCCCGTCACGCTGACCAAGATGGACCCCGTGCTGACCGACTTCGACGCCCAGCTGCAGCAGCTGCCGGGCGCCGACCCGAAGCGGATCCTGCAGCAGCTGCAGCAGAACACCGCGGCCGCGCTGGGGCAGTGA
- a CDS encoding carbohydrate ABC transporter permease, with amino-acid sequence MSTVLTAPAAAPARGGRSRRPLRREGRAGWLFLAPTLIVLGLFMVLPILMALWVSVSDWTGNGSPFSSRVHFVGGDNYAALLAEPGLTRQNFATSVRNNGYFVLFVVPLQTTLALFLALLLHRKKLKGRQFFRTAFYFPTVTSSVAISVVFLFLFSSTGTVNAALKLFGVDGPSWFADPRGLFHLALGDPADPPSALAGHGFLGLSWWDWLAGPSVAMCSIIVLVVWTSTGGFMLMFYAALQNLPPSVDEAALIDGATTWQRFWRVTLPQLRPTLFLVLTLGLIGTWQVFDQVYVLSRGNPANTTLTPAYLSYSTSFIGHQWGQGAAIAFLLFLVIVAFTLVQRWALRERR; translated from the coding sequence GTGAGCACCGTCCTCACCGCTCCGGCCGCCGCGCCCGCGCGCGGTGGCCGGAGCCGTCGCCCCCTCCGGCGCGAGGGCCGGGCCGGCTGGCTGTTCCTCGCCCCGACGCTGATCGTGCTCGGGCTGTTCATGGTGCTGCCGATCCTGATGGCGCTCTGGGTGAGCGTCAGCGACTGGACCGGCAACGGCAGCCCGTTCTCCTCCCGCGTGCACTTCGTCGGCGGGGACAACTACGCCGCGCTGCTCGCCGAACCCGGGCTGACCCGGCAGAACTTCGCCACCAGCGTCCGGAACAACGGCTATTTCGTGCTGTTCGTCGTGCCGCTGCAGACGACGCTGGCGCTGTTCCTCGCGCTGCTGCTGCACCGGAAGAAGCTGAAGGGCCGCCAGTTCTTCCGGACCGCCTTCTACTTCCCGACCGTGACCAGCTCGGTCGCGATCTCGGTGGTGTTCCTGTTCCTGTTTTCCAGCACCGGCACGGTGAACGCCGCGCTGAAGCTGTTCGGAGTGGACGGACCCAGCTGGTTCGCCGACCCGCGCGGCCTCTTCCACCTCGCGCTCGGCGACCCCGCCGATCCGCCGTCCGCCCTGGCCGGCCACGGTTTCCTGGGACTGTCCTGGTGGGACTGGCTGGCCGGCCCGAGCGTGGCGATGTGCTCGATCATCGTGCTCGTCGTCTGGACCTCCACCGGCGGCTTCATGCTGATGTTCTACGCGGCGCTGCAGAACCTGCCGCCGTCCGTCGACGAAGCCGCGCTCATCGACGGCGCGACGACGTGGCAGCGCTTCTGGCGCGTCACGCTGCCGCAGCTGCGCCCGACGCTGTTCCTCGTGCTGACACTCGGCTTGATCGGCACCTGGCAGGTCTTCGACCAGGTGTACGTGCTCAGCCGCGGCAACCCGGCCAACACCACGCTGACCCCGGCGTACCTGTCCTACTCGACGTCGTTCATCGGCCACCAGTGGGGCCAGGGGGCGGCGATCGCGTTCCTCCTCTTCCTCGTGATCGTGGCCTTCACGCTGGTGCAGCGCTGGGCCCTGCGGGAGCGCCGATGA
- a CDS encoding aldo/keto reductase, with protein MQYRTLGRTGVQVSSLALGAMNFGAIGRTTQDEATAIVDAALEGGINLVDTADMYGQGESEVMVGKAIKNRRDDLVLATKAAMPMGEERNHRGTSRRWIFKALDDSLRRLDVDHVDLYQMHRWDPATSDEEALSALTDLQRAGKIRYFGSSTFPAYRIVQAQWAAREHHLGRYVTEQPSYSMLQRGIEAHVLPVTQEYGLGVLAWSPLASGWLSGAVRAGREITTNRSQVVPQRFDLTDPANQARLDAVEKLAKLAEQAGLTLIQLALGFVTAHPGVTSALIGPRTLGHLESQLAAADTVLPADVLDEIDTIVAPGVDLAAHEKFDTPPALLDPSLRRR; from the coding sequence ATGCAGTACCGCACCTTGGGCCGCACCGGCGTCCAGGTCAGCAGCCTCGCGCTCGGCGCGATGAACTTCGGCGCCATCGGCCGCACCACCCAGGACGAGGCCACCGCCATCGTCGACGCCGCCCTCGAAGGCGGGATCAACCTCGTCGACACCGCCGACATGTACGGCCAGGGCGAATCGGAGGTGATGGTCGGCAAGGCGATCAAGAACCGCCGCGACGACCTCGTGCTCGCGACCAAGGCCGCCATGCCGATGGGCGAGGAGCGCAACCACCGCGGCACCTCGCGCCGCTGGATCTTCAAGGCACTGGACGACAGCCTGCGCCGGCTCGACGTCGACCACGTCGACCTCTACCAGATGCACCGCTGGGACCCCGCCACGAGCGACGAGGAAGCGCTTTCCGCGCTGACCGACCTCCAGCGCGCCGGCAAGATCCGCTACTTCGGCTCGTCGACGTTCCCCGCGTACCGGATCGTCCAGGCCCAGTGGGCCGCGCGCGAGCACCACCTCGGCCGGTACGTCACCGAGCAGCCCAGCTACTCGATGCTGCAGCGCGGCATCGAGGCCCACGTGCTCCCGGTGACGCAGGAATACGGGCTCGGCGTGCTGGCCTGGAGCCCGCTGGCCTCGGGCTGGCTCTCCGGCGCGGTCCGCGCCGGGCGCGAGATCACCACCAACCGCTCGCAGGTCGTGCCCCAGCGCTTCGACCTCACCGACCCGGCCAACCAGGCCCGGCTCGACGCCGTCGAGAAGCTCGCCAAGCTCGCCGAGCAGGCCGGGCTCACGCTGATCCAGCTCGCCCTCGGGTTCGTCACCGCGCACCCGGGCGTGACCAGCGCGCTCATCGGCCCGCGCACGCTCGGCCACCTCGAGTCGCAACTGGCGGCCGCCGACACCGTGCTGCCCGCCGACGTGCTCGACGAGATCGACACGATCGTCGCCCCCGGCGTCGACCTGGCCGCCCACGAAAAGTTCGACACCCCGCCCGCCCTGCTCGACCCGTCCCTCCGGAGGCGTTGA
- a CDS encoding carbohydrate ABC transporter permease, whose amino-acid sequence MKKRWLGYAVLILVAALYIYPFLIQLATAFKTDADATAHPLLPWPRQWSVTVFRTLAEQDFPRWAANSVFVSVTITVGRVVFDSLAGYALSRLRFRGRNAVFGAVLAVIAVPSVVLLIPKFLVLNQLGMYDSYSGMIIPLLVDGAGVFIMKQFFDTVPVSVEEAARIDGAGPLRTFWSVVLPMSKPALITVTILSFQGSWNELPHFIVSRQDPALNTLTSGVATLVSGQLGQGNQFPLKLAAALLMTVPVAIVYFVFSRRFTQGTYEGVDK is encoded by the coding sequence ATGAAGAAACGCTGGCTCGGGTACGCGGTCCTGATCCTGGTCGCGGCGCTGTACATCTACCCCTTCCTCATCCAGCTCGCGACGGCGTTCAAGACCGACGCCGACGCCACCGCGCACCCGCTCCTGCCCTGGCCCCGGCAGTGGTCGGTGACTGTCTTCCGGACGCTCGCCGAGCAGGACTTCCCGCGCTGGGCGGCGAACTCGGTGTTCGTCTCGGTGACGATCACCGTCGGCCGGGTCGTGTTCGACTCGCTCGCGGGGTACGCCCTGTCCCGGCTGCGCTTCCGCGGCCGGAACGCGGTCTTTGGGGCCGTCCTGGCGGTCATCGCGGTCCCCAGCGTGGTGCTGCTGATCCCGAAGTTCCTGGTGCTCAACCAGCTCGGCATGTACGACAGCTACTCGGGGATGATCATCCCGCTGCTGGTCGACGGCGCCGGGGTGTTCATCATGAAGCAGTTCTTCGACACCGTCCCGGTGAGCGTCGAGGAGGCCGCGCGCATCGACGGCGCCGGCCCGCTGCGCACGTTCTGGTCGGTGGTGCTGCCGATGTCGAAACCCGCGCTGATCACCGTGACCATCCTGTCGTTCCAGGGCTCCTGGAACGAGCTGCCGCACTTCATCGTGTCCCGCCAGGACCCGGCGCTGAACACGTTGACCTCCGGGGTGGCGACCCTGGTGTCCGGCCAGCTGGGCCAGGGCAACCAGTTCCCGCTGAAGCTCGCCGCGGCCCTGCTGATGACGGTGCCGGTGGCGATCGTGTACTTCGTGTTCTCGCGCCGGTTCACCCAGGGCACCTACGAAGGGGTCGACAAGTAG
- a CDS encoding LLM class flavin-dependent oxidoreductase, which produces MTPRFGILTAPMNVGYDDIRRVWREADTVPEIEHAWLFDHLMPIGGDPDGPIFEGWTLLSALAAQTERLRLGLLVTSNRFRPPAVLAKIATTVDIVSGGRLDFGIGAGSRPSHPLARREYDGHGLPYHSQDDAVAALAEACTVIRRLWTENAPFDFDGEHVQLKGAFGNPKPVQAHPPIMIGGRASATLRVVAEHADLWNIPGGGDIDDLAGRSRLLDRYCAEIGRDPASITRSIFLPVDYDKPAATREKIDEAVGAGFGHVVLGLGNPYPDGVVRWVADELIR; this is translated from the coding sequence ATGACACCCCGTTTCGGCATCCTGACCGCACCGATGAACGTCGGCTACGACGACATCCGGCGCGTCTGGCGCGAGGCCGACACCGTCCCCGAGATCGAGCACGCGTGGCTGTTCGACCACCTCATGCCGATCGGCGGCGACCCGGACGGCCCGATCTTCGAAGGCTGGACGCTGCTTTCGGCGCTGGCCGCGCAGACCGAGCGGCTGCGCCTCGGCCTCCTGGTCACCAGCAACCGCTTCCGCCCGCCGGCGGTGCTGGCGAAGATCGCGACCACCGTGGACATCGTGTCCGGCGGACGCCTCGACTTCGGCATCGGCGCGGGCTCCCGCCCGAGCCATCCCCTGGCCCGGCGCGAGTACGACGGCCACGGCCTGCCTTACCACAGCCAGGACGACGCCGTGGCCGCGCTGGCCGAAGCCTGCACGGTCATCCGTCGCTTGTGGACAGAGAATGCACCGTTCGACTTCGACGGCGAGCACGTCCAGCTCAAGGGCGCGTTCGGCAACCCGAAGCCGGTCCAGGCGCACCCGCCGATCATGATCGGCGGCCGCGCGAGCGCGACGCTGCGCGTGGTCGCCGAGCACGCCGACCTGTGGAACATCCCCGGCGGCGGCGACATCGACGACCTCGCCGGCCGCAGCAGGCTGCTCGACCGCTACTGCGCCGAGATCGGCCGCGACCCCGCGTCGATCACCCGCTCGATCTTCCTCCCGGTGGACTACGACAAGCCCGCCGCCACGCGCGAGAAGATCGACGAGGCCGTCGGTGCGGGCTTCGGGCACGTCGTGCTCGGCCTGGGGAACCCGTACCCGGACGGTGTCGTGCGGTGGGTCGCCGACGAACTGATCCGCTGA
- a CDS encoding TetR/AcrR family transcriptional regulator: MSKPKRADARRNEKTLLDAAAAVFVASGVDAPVRDIAAKAGVGMGTIYRHFPTRADLIVAVYRHQVEACAAAGPALLETASSPHAALAEWIDLFVDFLVTKHGLAGVLQGDGFASLHAYFLDRLVPVCGRLLEAAELTAKVRPLELMRGVGNLCVGAEDNNPDYDARRLVGLLIAGLRA; the protein is encoded by the coding sequence ATGAGCAAGCCCAAGCGCGCGGACGCCCGGCGCAACGAGAAGACGTTGCTCGACGCGGCGGCCGCGGTCTTCGTCGCGTCGGGGGTGGACGCGCCGGTGCGGGACATCGCGGCGAAGGCCGGCGTCGGGATGGGCACGATCTACCGCCACTTCCCGACGCGGGCCGACCTGATCGTCGCGGTCTACCGGCACCAGGTGGAGGCGTGCGCCGCCGCGGGTCCCGCGCTGCTGGAGACGGCGTCCTCGCCGCACGCGGCGCTGGCCGAGTGGATCGACCTGTTCGTCGACTTCCTGGTGACCAAGCACGGGCTCGCGGGGGTCCTGCAGGGCGACGGCTTCGCCTCGCTGCACGCGTACTTCCTCGATCGCCTGGTCCCGGTGTGCGGCCGGCTGCTCGAAGCCGCCGAGCTGACCGCGAAGGTGCGGCCGCTGGAGCTGATGCGCGGGGTGGGCAACCTGTGCGTCGGCGCCGAGGACAACAACCCGGACTACGACGCGCGTCGCCTGGTCGGGCTGCTCATCGCGGGGCTGCGAGCGTGA